The Lycium barbarum isolate Lr01 chromosome 4, ASM1917538v2, whole genome shotgun sequence nucleotide sequence CCGAAGAACCTTCGTCAGCATGGATGTTACCTTTCGAGAATCTGAGCCCTATTTTAGTATTACACCATCACCTCTTCACGGGGAGAATTATAAGGAAGAAGATATGGTTTTTCCTAATTCCATTGTTGAAACAAGAGAAAAtgaaattggagaaagaattcAGGGGGAGGCTGTTGGTCATTTGGATAGGCCTGATTTGATAACTTACTCAAGGAGGAATAGAGCAGAAAAAGCTATCATGCAATTTACCGAAGCCGAACCTTCTTCATCGGGTGAGTCATCTATAGTTCctaatgagttagatttgcctatTGCTCACAGGAAAGGAGTCAGATCTTGCACCAAACACCCCTTATCTAACTTTGTCTCTTATAATTCTTTGTCTCCCTCCTATAAAGCTTTTGTCTTGTCTATTTCTTCTGTGTCTATTCCCCAGAATTGAATGGAAGCTTTTGCAGATTCCAAATGGAAGCAAGCTATGCTTGAAGAAATGAAGGCCTTGTCAAAGAATGAGACTTGGGGACTTGTCACACCACCTCCAGACAAAAAACTAGTTGGTTGTAAATGGGTCTTCACTGTGAAACATAAAGCTGATGGTTCGATTGAAAGATTCAAAGCGAGATTGGTGGCTAAGGGATTTACTCAGACCTATGGAGTGGATTATCAAGAGACATTTGCCCCTATTGCAAAAATGAACACCATTAGAATTCTTTTGTCTTGTGCAGCTAATCTTGATTGGGACTTACAGCAGTTTGATGTGaagaatgcatttcttcatggagacTTAGAAGAAGAAGTGTATATGGAGATTCCTCCTGGTTTTGGTAATAAACAAAGTCAAGGAAAGGTATGCAGACTGAAGAAAGCCTTGTATGGACTAAAGCAGTCTCCCAGAGCTTGGTTTGACAGATTCTGCAAAGCAATGATCTCTTTCGGTTACCAACAAAGCAATGCTGATCACACTCTTTTCATAAGACATCAAAAGGGTAAACTCACTTTTCTcatagtttatgttgatgacatagtaATGACAGGAGATGACAAGGAGGAAATGACCCGATTGAAGAAGTTGTTGGCTCAAGAATTTGAGATCAAGGATCTTGGAAAATTGCAATACTTCTTGGGTATCGAGGTTGCTAGATCAAATAGAGGAATCTTTATTTCCCAAAGAAAGTATATTCTGGACCTCTTGAAAGAAACTGGTATGACAGGTTGCAAGCCAGCAGAATCACCCATGGAAAGCAATCACAAACTATAAAGTGGAGTTGGAAAGACAGTTGATAAGGAGAGATATCAGAGGCTGGTTGGAAGACTCATTTATCTCTCTCACACTAGACCAGATATAGCTTATTCAGTCAGCCTGGTGAGTCAGTTCATGCATGATCCTCGAGATCCTCATATGGAAGCTGTTTTTCGCATTTTGCAGTATCTGAAGTCCGCGCCAGGGAAAGGTCTACTTTTCTCCAGACATGGTCACCTCAAAATAGAAGCCTTTACAGATGCGGATTGGGCAGGATCTCTAGATGACCGAAGATCTACATCCGGTTACTGTACACTCGTAGGAGGAAACCTGGTCACTTGGAGAAGCAAGAAGCAAAGTGTTGTTGCTAGATCaagtgcggaagcagaatatagagCTATGGCTCAGGGTGTTTGTGAACTTTTATGGTTACGAAAGCTATTAGAGGAATTGAGATTGTCTGAAAAGGGAAAGATTTCCTTGTATTGTGACAACAAAGCTGCAATCAGCATAGCTCATAATCCAGTTCAGCATGACCGAACAAAGCATGTTGAAATTGATCGACACTTCATCAAAGAAAAAGTTACGGATGGTGTCTTGAGTTTGTTCCATGTGTCATCAGGAAAGCAGCTAGCTGATGTGTTTACCAAAGGCCTCACCAAACGGACTTTCCATACACTAGTTTGCAAGTTGGGCATGTGCGACATCTTTGCCccaacttgagggggagtgttgatTGATATGGATTTCCTAGCATAATTATAGGAGTAATTGATATAGATTGATTATGTAATGATTGTGTAATATTCTCTTTGATTATGTAATattctctttctttatttagCTATAGGAATTATTGTATAAATACCCATTGTCATGGGATGTAAATTATTAAGAAATACAAAGAATactttctcttcttcttgaaattctacagtgtgtgagagagagagaagcAAATAACCCAATGCCATTCACACTTAATGAGCCTACTTTTCAAGCAAAACCCTGAAGCATATACATAAATCAGAGTTTTTTCCATTCAGTGTGCAATAGTCTGGTAATAGGTTAATAGCTGCTAATTCCAAGGTTAGGGATATTTGGAGCAGGGTTAAGCAGCAATAAAACACTAACTTGAGCTAGGAGGAGTATGGCTCAAGAACAATTTAAATAAGTCTAGGGATATAATTCTTTTGCGAAATATACAACTGAGACGCGTTAATTCTATCAGACCCATACAAACGCCACACATTTAAGACAAATATTACAAATTTGTCTGTTTTTGTAATATTTGTTCCCAGGGGTTAGTTCAGTtggcaaaggttgagggacttgTGCCTTAGGTCAAAGGTTAGAGGCCCACGCCAAGCGAACTAACtctggtatttaagtggagaagggtagaggggcGGGCCCATCATCCACGAGTTTGGAAGGCTGCGGTTGCCCCAAAGGGTAGACTCCAAATGAATTTCTCGGTCATTAAAAAAAACATGTACCCTAAAATGCACATGCTACCTATCTAATAGATAGATGTAAAAACTAAAAACAACATGCAGTTAGTAATATAGGCAAACATAAAAATCCAAATACAGGTAAATTGACGCAATTATAAGGTCATTGCAAGTAAAGAAACCTTCAGAGACAGAAAGAATAAAATGTTACGAGACAGATGGGGTCCTGTTGGTTATAAGGATGACGGAGCTGATGTTTCTTAAGGGAGTATGACCACCCTTTCTTATTTAGATTTGGATTTCCATCCTAGGCTCATATTTGACGCTTGAAAAATGGATAAGGATGATTCATAATTCATCATCCAATTCAATAAAAGCTAAGATGCTGGTAGATAAACAGATACACATCATAATCACTGTGGGGAGTAAACCCCTAGGAAACCACATATCAGTGCAGTCATCTAAAAACACAACAAGCTACCATAGCAGATGGATAACTGGAACTGAATTTGTGGATTTGCACCCTGCTGGAATTCAATGCAATTTAATTTTGACAATGGTAGAAAAACAACAAAGAGTACACTCACCCATATTTTCTACCAATTTTGGCATCAAAAACATCACAACCAGCATGAATCCAACCATCAGACCCATTGGGCTCTTCACCAGAGACATAACGGAGAAGGGTTCCCTCATCTGCAAGCAATATTCACATAGTAATTGGGAAACTAATGGAATGAAGAAAAAGGGGAAACAAGGAGATAAGAAAAAGTCTGACCTCATAATACTGCTCATCTCGCAGTGGCTCCAAAACCAGCTCACTCAGGCTCCTCCTATTCTCAGTTAATGCAGCTTGAACCTTACCAGGGTTTCTGGCACTGACATCAACTCGAACCTGAAGGCCAGAAGAAGGTTATTAGCCTAAAAATGTTTGTCAAAGAATTGCTGTTACCTAAATAGAGGTCGTGGGAAAAGAAGCTCACTGGAGAAAAGAAGTAGCCCATTGCAGATACTTCTATGAGATGCGTTCCTGCTGGCACATCGTGGCTTTTGAAGACTAGGGTTAAGGAATTACTAAAAGAACAGCATAATCCTCTCATGCTCTGTGCATAGACCATCTAGTGCAACAGTTATCACCAAGGTTCCGAAGATTACTAACAGACAACACATGAAGTAAATCAAAAGGCTAATGACAAGAGAGATGACAAAAGGCATATAATAGATAAAAAGGTCTATTGCCTAACAATGCTTAAGCATATGGCTAGCAGCAAGCATGTGACAGGAAACATGATGCATAAATTTATTGATCCCATGTTATTCTTGGAAGTAATCTACGAAACCTATtgccaaatttataattaatctTAGCATCAACTGCTATAGCCAAGACATCTGCATGCTTCTAGTTTCACTCTTTCCCTCCAGTTACAAAGCCTTGCTACTTTTCTCTCTTGGTTCATCATACAGAGTAGAAAGGGAGACCGAATTTATTAATCAGGAAAGTTTGCAACAGCTAGTGCTTGGAAATGAAGTCAGCTTATTGACATGTAACAAGTATAGTGATTACTACATCAGATATCACGATAAGGGCCACATCATTCTTAATAGCTAATACCACCAATTTGCTCTTGCTCTTATATTAGATATATATCAGGCCAACAGTAGACGATACAGAGAAATTAAACGAGATAACAAACAACAGAAAGAAGGAAAATAAAGGCATCAAATTGAATTCTAGCTTAGCAGTCAATTTGACGGGCAACCTGGTTGAATGTCACAAGAAATACAAACAACTTATTTGTGTTATTTCATAATATGTCAAGTAACCTCTAGAGAAGAACATAGCGGGCAAACCAATGCATAAAATAATGTAAGAATATCAGCATAAGGAGTCCCTTTTTTTGGGAGATAGAGCGGCAGTTAAATGTTAGTGGaataacaaaaataaaatgaCTACTCTGATATCAAAGCTGAAAATACATGGACACAAGAAGGATACAAAGAGAAATATCCATCAGGTCTCAGGAAAGTAACTCTTTGGCCACTATTGAGTATGACTTTGACATTTGATGCTTTAGCTGCCAAACCAGATCCTTTCAAGCTAAAACCTGCCACACAAAAAAGAAGGTAGAAATGTTAACACCTGATAACACATCAAGAAAAGGATTTGAAGCACACTTTCGTGCAACGTGAACTTCTAAACATAAAGAGAACTATAGCATTGTAATCTAAAAGTGACGAAACAAAACGTAGAAAGACTCAAACTCCAATATAGAAGTAGGAAAATGTAACCAAAAATTATACTCTATTCAAGCCAACTGATAGTCTCACTTCTTACTGTGACCGAACTGAAATCCTATTCTCTTTCCATGATCATTTTCTCTTCTCCATTGACAACATTCTGA carries:
- the LOC132636165 gene encoding ER membrane protein complex subunit 7 homolog produces the protein MALMHTSLLSLIPLLALCSLLLPSASGSTDGYTINGRVKIPGFSLKGSGLAAKASNVKVILNSGQRVTFLRPDGYFSFHDVPAGTHLIEVSAMGYFFSPVRVDVSARNPGKVQAALTENRRSLSELVLEPLRDEQYYEMREPFSVMSLVKSPMGLMVGFMLVVMFLMPKLVENMDPEEIRKAQEEMRSQGVPSLSSLLPGAQRSN